One genomic window of Acidobacteriota bacterium includes the following:
- the rpsO gene encoding 30S ribosomal protein S15 yields the protein MSITAEKKQELIKKFATKPGDTGSPEVQVAILTYRINNLTDHFKDNKKDNHSRRGLLTMVATRRKLLDYVKGKDEARYTKLITELGIRR from the coding sequence ATGTCGATTACCGCTGAAAAGAAGCAAGAGCTCATCAAGAAGTTCGCCACGAAACCGGGCGACACGGGCTCGCCGGAAGTGCAGGTCGCGATCCTCACCTATCGCATCAACAACCTGACCGACCACTTCAAGGACAACAAGAAAGACAACCATTCCCGCCGGGGCCTGCTGACCATGGTCGCCACCCGCCGGAAGCTCCTTGATTACGTCAAGGGCAAGGATGAGGCACGTTACACGAAGCTCATCACGGAACTCGGCATCCGCCGCTAG
- the udk gene encoding uridine kinase produces MTKRKSFLIAMSGGSGSGKSTLAIALLKRLGPGQAVMFGEDAYYHPMSFYGAPKNEEERHALVAGINYDDPKSKEVDHLVSDLRALKAGETIEQPIYDYEKHDRSKKTRRIESAPVLILEGIHALSMPKIRNFIDLSVYVDTPDDLRLARRIRRDVIERGRTVDSVLLQYMSTVRAAHYRFTYPAMFEADLVIADEGLPAYGDTTPSGEAIERMMAPVLARLQTAGVMPA; encoded by the coding sequence ATGACCAAACGCAAATCCTTCCTCATCGCGATGTCCGGCGGCTCCGGCTCCGGCAAGTCGACGCTGGCGATCGCGCTGCTCAAGCGTCTCGGTCCCGGCCAGGCCGTGATGTTCGGGGAGGACGCCTACTACCACCCGATGAGCTTCTACGGCGCGCCGAAGAACGAGGAGGAGCGCCACGCGCTCGTCGCCGGCATCAACTATGACGACCCGAAATCAAAGGAAGTCGACCACCTGGTCTCCGATCTGCGCGCTCTCAAGGCCGGCGAGACCATCGAGCAGCCGATCTATGACTACGAAAAGCATGACCGCTCGAAGAAGACGCGCCGCATCGAGTCCGCCCCCGTGCTCATCCTCGAAGGCATCCACGCGCTGTCGATGCCGAAGATCCGCAACTTCATCGACCTGTCGGTCTATGTCGACACGCCGGACGACCTGCGCCTTGCGCGCCGTATCCGGCGCGACGTGATCGAACGCGGCCGCACGGTGGATTCCGTCCTCCTGCAATACATGTCGACCGTGCGCGCGGCCCACTACCGGTTCACCTATCCGGCCATGTTCGAGGCCGACCTCGTGATTGCTGACGAGGGCCTGCCGGCCTACGGCGATACGACGCCCTCAGGCGAGGCAATCGAGCGGATGATGGCGCCCGTCCTGGCACGCCTGCAGACCGCCGGGGTCATGCCCGCCTAG
- the fabA gene encoding bifunctional 3-hydroxydecanoyl-ACP dehydratase/trans-2-decenoyl-ACP isomerase, whose product MSGPHDFHTPKSSYSKEDLLESGKGGYFGPGNAQLPEPPMLMMDRITSIGMEGGQFGKGHVIGELDIHPDLWFFKCHFPGDPVMPGCLGLDAMWQAVGYWLGWSGSPGKGRALGVGEVKFTGEITPDKKLVRYEIDIKRVRRGKLVLGIADGRVYVDGVHVYTAEDMKVGLRQPGESA is encoded by the coding sequence ATGTCCGGTCCGCACGATTTCCACACCCCGAAGTCCTCCTACTCGAAGGAAGACCTGCTCGAATCCGGTAAGGGCGGCTATTTCGGCCCCGGCAACGCGCAGTTGCCCGAGCCGCCGATGCTGATGATGGACCGGATCACCTCGATCGGCATGGAGGGCGGCCAGTTCGGCAAGGGCCACGTGATCGGTGAACTCGACATCCACCCGGACCTCTGGTTCTTCAAGTGCCACTTCCCGGGCGATCCGGTGATGCCGGGCTGCCTCGGCCTCGACGCCATGTGGCAAGCGGTCGGCTACTGGCTGGGCTGGTCCGGCAGCCCCGGCAAGGGCCGCGCGCTGGGCGTTGGCGAAGTGAAATTCACCGGCGAGATCACGCCGGACAAGAAGCTCGTGCGCTACGAGATCGACATCAAGCGGGTGCGCCGGGGCAAGCTGGTGCTGGGGATCGCGGACGGGCGGGTGTATGTTGACGGCGTGCACGTCTACACTGCCGAGGACATGAAAGTGGGCCTGCGCCAACCCGGCGAAAGCGCCTGA
- a CDS encoding zinc transporter, giving the protein MLTLSIVVAVVSGALIAGALWGAFGKLPDQLEGFLIALAGGALILSVVTELIQPSIDEASLATAALWTLIGAAVFTGIDYLVDEHWGSDKGGGLLAAITLDGLPENLALGVALIGADALAVAALAGSILLSNLPEAAGGAREMVKGGMSKAGALALWAGTAALLGGSAVAGNLLFENAPPPALAAVRCFAAGAVIASLATEVFPKAFKEDRHLSGIATCLGFLLALILSEGLGA; this is encoded by the coding sequence ATGCTGACCCTCTCGATTGTTGTTGCCGTCGTGTCCGGCGCCCTGATCGCCGGGGCGCTCTGGGGCGCGTTCGGCAAACTTCCGGACCAGCTGGAAGGGTTCCTGATCGCGCTGGCGGGCGGAGCGCTGATCCTGTCGGTCGTCACCGAACTGATCCAGCCTTCCATCGATGAGGCCTCGCTGGCGACGGCCGCACTGTGGACGCTCATCGGCGCCGCGGTGTTCACAGGCATCGACTATCTCGTCGATGAACACTGGGGCAGCGACAAGGGCGGCGGATTGCTGGCGGCGATCACGCTGGACGGGTTGCCGGAGAACCTGGCGCTTGGCGTGGCGCTGATCGGGGCCGATGCGCTGGCCGTCGCCGCACTGGCCGGATCGATCCTGCTGTCGAACTTGCCGGAGGCAGCAGGCGGCGCGCGGGAAATGGTCAAGGGCGGCATGTCGAAGGCCGGCGCCCTCGCCCTGTGGGCTGGCACCGCGGCGCTGCTCGGCGGATCGGCGGTCGCTGGCAACCTGCTGTTCGAAAACGCGCCGCCGCCGGCGCTGGCGGCCGTCCGCTGCTTCGCGGCGGGCGCCGTGATCGCCTCGCTCGCGACCGAAGTGTTTCCGAAGGCGTTCAAGGAAGACCGCCACCTTTCGGGCATTGCGACTTGTCTTGGCTTCCTGCTGGCGCTGATCCTAAGCGAGGGGCTCGGCGCCTAG
- a CDS encoding DUF2721 domain-containing protein, translating to MMTPLPLPSDIAHIIQLAIAPVFTLAGIGGLLNVMANRLARVVDRWRALEAELAGAADAVHARHINELGILDRRMAQIHRAIALSTLAALLICLVIILLFTGQLVAIPVAQAVSLLFMASMVFLSVALVSFLREVRIASRYLRVTREVLEAGKAAR from the coding sequence ATGATGACGCCCCTGCCCCTCCCCTCCGACATCGCCCACATCATCCAGCTGGCCATCGCGCCGGTGTTCACGCTGGCCGGCATTGGCGGGCTGCTGAACGTCATGGCGAACCGGCTCGCCCGCGTCGTTGACCGCTGGCGGGCGCTGGAGGCGGAACTGGCCGGGGCGGCGGACGCGGTACACGCGCGCCACATCAACGAGCTTGGCATCCTCGACCGGCGGATGGCGCAGATCCACCGGGCGATTGCGCTGTCGACGCTGGCGGCGCTGCTGATCTGCCTCGTCATCATCCTGCTGTTCACCGGCCAGCTGGTGGCGATCCCGGTGGCGCAGGCGGTCAGCCTGCTGTTCATGGCTTCGATGGTGTTTTTGTCGGTCGCGCTGGTCTCGTTCCTGCGCGAGGTGCGCATCGCCAGCCGGTATCTGAGGGTCACGCGCGAAGTGCTGGAGGCAGGCAAGGCTGCGAGATAG
- a CDS encoding NAD(P)-dependent alcohol dehydrogenase, translating into MQVAAYATQGPTDPLKPFEITRRDLQPDDVLIDITHCGICHSDIHSARNEWGRAKYPFVPGHEIVGRVSAIGPKVTKHKVGDLVGVGCLVDACLKCPACHDGDEQYCEKGSVGTYGGTEPVIGGPTFGGYSKQIVVRDAFVLKISEKLDPAAAAPLLCAGITSWSPLKHWAVSKGDKVGVIGLGGLGHMGIKFAVAMGCEVVMITTSPTKGEDARRLGVSDVLVSNDREQMKAHRGSFDFLLNTVPVKHDLNPYLGLLARNGTMVIVGAIEPLEPMHGGILLANRRSVAGSGIGGIAETQEMLDFCAEHGIVCDIELIDMKDVNPAYDRVVKGDVKYRFVIDMATL; encoded by the coding sequence ATGCAAGTCGCCGCCTATGCCACTCAGGGTCCCACCGATCCGCTGAAGCCGTTCGAGATCACGCGGCGCGACCTGCAGCCCGATGACGTGCTGATCGACATCACGCATTGCGGCATCTGCCATAGCGACATCCATTCGGCGCGCAATGAATGGGGCCGGGCGAAATATCCCTTCGTGCCGGGGCACGAGATTGTCGGGCGCGTCAGCGCGATCGGTCCAAAGGTCACGAAACACAAGGTGGGCGACCTGGTCGGCGTGGGCTGCCTCGTGGATGCCTGCCTGAAATGCCCGGCCTGTCATGACGGCGACGAGCAGTATTGCGAGAAAGGCTCGGTCGGCACCTATGGCGGCACCGAGCCGGTAATCGGCGGACCGACCTTCGGCGGCTATTCGAAACAGATCGTCGTGCGCGATGCTTTCGTGCTGAAGATTTCGGAGAAGCTCGACCCCGCCGCTGCCGCGCCCCTGCTCTGCGCCGGCATCACCAGCTGGTCGCCGCTGAAGCACTGGGCCGTCTCGAAAGGCGACAAGGTGGGTGTCATCGGGCTGGGCGGGCTCGGCCATATGGGCATCAAGTTCGCGGTAGCGATGGGCTGCGAAGTGGTGATGATCACCACCTCCCCCACCAAGGGTGAAGACGCGCGCCGCCTTGGCGTCTCAGACGTGCTCGTCTCGAATGACCGTGAACAGATGAAGGCGCACCGGGGCAGTTTCGATTTCCTGCTCAACACCGTGCCGGTGAAGCACGACCTCAATCCCTATCTCGGCCTGCTGGCGCGCAACGGCACGATGGTGATCGTCGGCGCGATCGAGCCGCTGGAGCCGATGCACGGCGGCATCCTGCTCGCCAACCGTCGCAGCGTCGCCGGCTCCGGCATCGGCGGCATCGCAGAAACTCAGGAGATGCTGGATTTTTGCGCTGAGCATGGGATCGTCTGCGATATCGAACTGATCGACATGAAAGACGTGAACCCCGCCTATGACCGCGTGGTCAAAGGCGATGTGAAATACCGCTTCGTCATCGACATGGCGACGCTCTAG
- a CDS encoding GFA family protein: MSDAPLIRMASCRCGQLTAACRGEPVRVSVCHCLECQKRSGSAFAAQARWADADVDLRGTWKVWERTADSGHRVTYRFCPDCGSTVAYTIEDWPGVTAVPLGAFAGTPMPAPGFSVYEDRKLDWAQVTGDVQRSTSESAARRPGLDLLKKRD; this comes from the coding sequence ATGAGTGACGCCCCTCTCATCCGCATGGCGTCCTGTCGCTGCGGCCAGCTGACGGCGGCGTGCCGGGGAGAGCCGGTGCGCGTGTCAGTGTGCCATTGTCTCGAATGCCAGAAGCGCAGCGGCAGCGCCTTCGCGGCGCAGGCGCGCTGGGCGGATGCCGACGTGGACCTGCGGGGCACGTGGAAGGTGTGGGAACGCACGGCGGACAGCGGCCACCGCGTCACTTATCGCTTCTGCCCCGACTGCGGATCAACGGTCGCCTACACGATCGAGGACTGGCCGGGCGTTACGGCGGTGCCGCTGGGCGCCTTTGCGGGCACGCCGATGCCGGCGCCGGGATTCTCCGTGTACGAAGACCGCAAGCTGGACTGGGCACAGGTGACCGGGGACGTGCAGCGCTCAACCTCCGAGAGCGCGGCACGGCGGCCGGGCCTCGACCTGCTGAAGAAACGGGACTGA
- a CDS encoding D-glycerate dehydrogenase, producing MPASKLKVVVTRKLPAPVELRMKELFDARLNESDIPLTQEQLAEAMQTADVLVPTVTDRIDGRLMARAGEKLRLIAQFGAGVDNIDVASAVQRGITVTNTPGVLTDDTADVAMALILAVPRRLHEGAQIMDGGKFDGWTPTWMMGRRLSGKRLGIIGMGRIGQAVARRAKAFGMQIHYHNRKPVGPRIEEALEATYWDSLDQMLARMDIVSVNCPHTPATFHLINSRRLALMKPEAYIINTARGEVIDEAALARAIRAGALAGAGLDVFEREPAVNPELFGLPNVLLLPHMGSSTIEGRTEMGEKVIINIKTFADGHRPPDRVIPAIL from the coding sequence ATGCCGGCATCGAAACTCAAAGTCGTCGTCACCCGCAAACTGCCGGCCCCGGTGGAATTGCGGATGAAAGAGCTGTTCGACGCCCGCCTGAACGAATCCGACATTCCCCTCACGCAAGAACAGCTCGCCGAGGCGATGCAGACGGCCGACGTGCTGGTGCCGACCGTGACCGACCGCATCGACGGGCGCCTGATGGCGCGCGCCGGCGAGAAGCTGCGCCTGATCGCCCAATTCGGCGCCGGCGTTGACAACATTGACGTGGCGAGCGCTGTGCAGCGCGGCATCACGGTCACCAACACGCCGGGCGTGCTGACCGACGATACCGCCGACGTCGCCATGGCGCTGATCCTCGCCGTGCCGCGCCGCCTGCACGAAGGCGCCCAGATCATGGACGGCGGCAAGTTCGATGGCTGGACGCCGACCTGGATGATGGGGCGCCGCCTCTCCGGCAAGCGCCTCGGCATCATCGGCATGGGCCGTATCGGCCAGGCGGTCGCGCGCCGTGCCAAGGCGTTCGGCATGCAGATCCACTATCACAACCGCAAGCCGGTCGGCCCGCGCATCGAGGAAGCCCTCGAGGCAACCTATTGGGACTCGCTCGACCAGATGCTGGCGCGCATGGACATCGTGTCGGTGAACTGCCCGCACACGCCCGCCACATTCCACCTCATCAATTCGCGCCGTCTCGCGCTGATGAAGCCGGAGGCTTACATTATCAACACCGCCCGCGGCGAAGTGATTGATGAAGCCGCCCTCGCGCGCGCCATCCGGGCCGGCGCCCTCGCCGGGGCAGGGCTCGACGTGTTCGAGCGCGAGCCGGCGGTAAACCCCGAGCTCTTCGGCCTGCCCAACGTGCTCCTGCTGCCACACATGGGATCGTCCACGATCGAGGGCCGCACCGAGATGGGCGAGAAAGTCATCATCAACATCAAAACCTTCGCCGACGGCCACCGCCCGCCGGATCGGGTCATCCCCGCGATCCTCTAG
- a CDS encoding enoyl-ACP reductase — protein MADDWNMPKGDLMKGKRGVVMGVANQNSIAWGISSQLAAQGAEIAFTYQGESLERRVRPLVESIGMDTMIPADVTDDASMDAAFAAIKAKWGTIDFLVHSIAFAGKDELQGSMVANTTREGFRRAMDISVYSFIDCARRASELMPEGGSIICMTYLGAERTVPSYNVMGVAKAALEASTRYAARDLGVKGIRVNAISAGAMRTLSLAGIRGGKSLMGTGRNWSLLKEDTSMEGVAGCALYLLSPLGRSIAGEVIHVDAGFHVVGVPDAAEEE, from the coding sequence ATGGCTGATGACTGGAACATGCCCAAGGGCGACCTGATGAAGGGCAAGCGCGGCGTCGTGATGGGCGTGGCGAACCAGAACTCGATTGCTTGGGGCATTTCGAGCCAGCTGGCCGCGCAAGGCGCCGAGATCGCGTTTACCTACCAGGGCGAGAGCCTTGAGCGCCGGGTGCGCCCGCTGGTCGAATCGATCGGCATGGACACGATGATCCCGGCCGATGTCACCGATGATGCGAGCATGGACGCTGCCTTCGCCGCCATCAAGGCGAAGTGGGGCACGATCGATTTCCTCGTTCACTCGATCGCCTTTGCCGGCAAGGACGAGTTGCAGGGGTCGATGGTGGCCAATACCACGCGCGAAGGCTTCCGCCGCGCGATGGATATCTCCGTGTACAGCTTTATCGACTGCGCGCGCCGCGCCTCGGAGCTGATGCCGGAGGGCGGCTCGATCATCTGCATGACCTATCTCGGCGCCGAGCGCACTGTACCGTCCTACAACGTCATGGGCGTGGCCAAGGCGGCGCTTGAAGCCTCGACGCGCTACGCTGCGCGCGATCTCGGCGTGAAGGGCATCCGCGTCAACGCCATCTCGGCCGGCGCGATGCGTACGCTGTCGCTCGCTGGCATTCGCGGCGGCAAGAGCCTGATGGGCACGGGGCGCAACTGGTCGCTGCTGAAAGAGGACACGAGCATGGAAGGTGTCGCCGGCTGCGCGCTCTACCTGCTCTCGCCGCTCGGCCGCTCGATCGCGGGCGAAGTGATCCACGTCGACGCCGGCTTCCACGTGGTGGGCGTGCCGGACGCGGCCGAGGAAGAATAG
- a CDS encoding YjhX family toxin: MDISRAEQRILHLLAQGGRIDLIRDDAGKPAEAHCFSRDGWRYASFDLDLFRKLKRRRTIASQGGKPYRITRRGLQLVRSQPDNC, translated from the coding sequence ATGGACATTTCGCGCGCCGAACAGCGCATCCTCCACCTGCTCGCGCAAGGCGGGCGGATCGACCTTATCCGGGACGACGCCGGCAAGCCGGCCGAAGCGCACTGCTTTTCGCGCGACGGCTGGCGCTATGCGAGCTTCGACCTCGACCTTTTCCGCAAGCTGAAGCGGCGGCGCACCATCGCCTCGCAAGGCGGCAAGCCCTACCGGATCACCCGGCGGGGCCTGCAACTCGTCCGGTCGCAGCCGGATAATTGCTGA
- the pnp gene encoding polyribonucleotide nucleotidyltransferase, whose translation MFNTQSVSLEWAGRTLTIETGHVARQADGAVMVTYGETSVLATAVYAKSAKPGQDFFPLTVNYQEKYFASGRIPGGFFKREGRPTEKETLTSRLIDRPIRPLFVKGFKNEVQVVVTVLSYDLENDADIVGMIGASAALVLSGAPFMGPIGAARVGYIDGKYVINPTIAETEDSDLDLVLAGTADAVMMVESEAYELSEDVMLGAVVAGHDAMQPVINAIIELAEKAAKEPFEFAAEDNSAAVAAIEKIVGKDLSKAYKITAKGERYAAVGEARDKAKAALVGTEEAPGEMSGELFKAAFKEAEASVVRGDILKTGERIDGRKLDQIRPIVSEAGFLPRTHGSALFTRGETQAICVTTLGTSDDEQYIDGLDGTHKQKFMLHYNFPPYSVGETGRMGGAGRREIGHGKLAWRALQAVLPKHEDFPYTIRLVSEITESNGSSSMATVCGCSLAMMDAGVPITRPVSGIAMGLILEGKDFAVLSDILGDEDHLGDMDFKVAGTANGITSLQMDIKVAGITREIMGKALAQAKGGREHILGEMAKALTASRGKLADTAPQMEIMKVPVDKIRDVIGSGGKVIRGIVDETGAKVNIEDDGTVQISALDRKSIDAAIKMIKGITAEAEVGEIYEGKVVSMKDFGIFVNFFGPKDGLVHVSQMANKRIGHPKEMVKEGDKVWVKLMGFDERGKVRLSMKVVDQETGKEIEGADAGE comes from the coding sequence ATGTTCAATACGCAATCCGTGTCGCTGGAATGGGCCGGCCGCACACTCACCATCGAGACGGGCCATGTGGCGCGTCAGGCCGATGGCGCCGTCATGGTCACCTATGGCGAAACCTCGGTCCTCGCGACTGCCGTCTATGCAAAGTCGGCCAAGCCGGGTCAGGACTTCTTCCCGCTGACCGTCAACTACCAGGAAAAATACTTCGCATCGGGCCGCATCCCCGGTGGCTTCTTCAAGCGTGAAGGCCGCCCGACCGAGAAAGAGACGCTGACCTCGCGCCTCATCGACCGCCCGATCCGCCCGCTGTTCGTCAAGGGGTTCAAGAACGAAGTCCAGGTCGTCGTCACCGTCCTCTCGTATGACCTCGAGAACGATGCGGACATCGTCGGCATGATCGGCGCCTCCGCCGCGCTCGTGCTCTCCGGCGCGCCGTTCATGGGCCCGATCGGCGCTGCCCGCGTCGGCTATATCGACGGCAAGTACGTCATCAACCCGACCATCGCCGAAACCGAAGACTCCGATCTCGACCTCGTCCTCGCCGGCACCGCCGACGCCGTGATGATGGTGGAATCGGAAGCCTACGAACTTTCCGAAGACGTCATGCTCGGCGCCGTTGTCGCCGGCCACGACGCCATGCAGCCCGTGATCAACGCGATCATCGAACTCGCCGAGAAAGCCGCGAAGGAGCCGTTCGAATTCGCAGCGGAAGACAACTCCGCCGCCGTTGCCGCCATCGAGAAGATCGTCGGCAAGGACCTGTCGAAGGCTTACAAGATCACCGCCAAGGGCGAGCGCTATGCCGCCGTCGGCGAAGCCCGCGACAAGGCGAAAGCCGCCCTCGTCGGCACCGAGGAAGCCCCCGGCGAAATGTCGGGCGAGCTGTTCAAGGCCGCCTTCAAGGAAGCCGAAGCCTCGGTCGTGCGCGGCGACATCCTGAAAACGGGTGAGCGCATCGACGGCCGCAAGCTCGACCAGATCCGTCCGATCGTTTCGGAAGCAGGTTTCCTGCCCCGCACGCACGGCTCGGCCCTGTTCACGCGCGGCGAAACGCAGGCCATCTGCGTCACCACGCTGGGTACGTCCGACGACGAACAATACATCGACGGTCTCGACGGCACGCACAAACAGAAGTTCATGCTGCACTACAACTTCCCGCCCTATTCGGTCGGTGAAACCGGCCGCATGGGCGGCGCTGGCCGCCGCGAAATCGGCCACGGCAAGCTCGCCTGGCGCGCGCTGCAGGCTGTCCTGCCGAAGCACGAGGATTTTCCGTACACGATCCGTCTGGTCTCCGAGATCACCGAGTCCAACGGCTCGTCCTCGATGGCCACGGTCTGCGGTTGCTCGCTGGCCATGATGGATGCCGGCGTGCCGATCACGCGCCCGGTCTCCGGTATCGCGATGGGTCTCATCCTGGAAGGCAAGGATTTCGCCGTCCTCTCCGACATCCTGGGTGACGAAGACCACCTCGGCGACATGGACTTCAAGGTCGCAGGTACTGCCAACGGCATCACCTCGCTCCAGATGGACATCAAGGTTGCCGGCATCACCCGCGAAATCATGGGCAAGGCCCTCGCGCAGGCGAAAGGCGGCCGTGAGCACATCCTCGGCGAAATGGCGAAAGCCCTCACCGCTTCGCGCGGCAAGCTCGCTGACACCGCCCCGCAAATGGAAATCATGAAAGTCCCGGTCGACAAGATCCGTGACGTCATCGGTTCCGGCGGCAAGGTCATCCGCGGCATCGTCGACGAGACGGGCGCCAAGGTGAACATCGAGGACGACGGCACGGTCCAGATCTCTGCGCTCGACCGCAAGTCGATCGATGCCGCGATCAAGATGATCAAGGGCATCACGGCGGAAGCCGAAGTCGGCGAGATCTACGAAGGCAAGGTCGTGTCGATGAAAGACTTCGGCATCTTCGTGAACTTCTTCGGTCCCAAGGACGGCCTCGTCCACGTCTCGCAGATGGCCAACAAGCGCATCGGCCATCCGAAAGAGATGGTGAAGGAAGGCGACAAGGTCTGGGTCAAGCTGATGGGCTTCGACGAGCGCGGCAAGGTCCGCCTCTCGATGAAGGTCGTCGACCAGGAGACCGGCAAGGAAATCGAAGGCGCCGACGCCGGCGAATAA
- a CDS encoding CAP domain-containing protein, producing MERLIALIGCLLALAAPAFAQVCDAGLAGRPADVAGYVGRASACLEAPPEGFEFDAGMEAGFLARVNAERRAAGLPPVALRPELRPAARFHSLDMAVNSFFGHEGPDGRSGDDRIAALDRTALADFSAENVATVSKTPGRIDPDFALRRLHENLMDSPGHRENILHPKATHVAFGVVRTRSGVWVTQLFLRLSGTLPEAAPLRLSGTSRLRAPRGLEGWKFVRFDLVNGDGLEIPAVNLTGVKGDARLAAYATQPGEDALSFYWIRFLGPAVTVTP from the coding sequence GTGGAACGCCTGATTGCCCTGATCGGTTGCCTCCTCGCGCTCGCCGCCCCGGCGTTCGCGCAGGTCTGCGATGCGGGCTTGGCCGGTCGCCCCGCGGATGTGGCGGGCTATGTCGGCCGCGCCAGCGCCTGCCTTGAGGCGCCGCCGGAGGGCTTCGAGTTCGATGCCGGCATGGAGGCAGGCTTCCTCGCCCGCGTGAACGCCGAACGCCGCGCCGCCGGCCTGCCGCCCGTCGCGCTGCGCCCCGAGCTTCGCCCCGCGGCGCGCTTCCACAGCCTCGACATGGCGGTCAACAGCTTCTTCGGCCATGAGGGCCCGGACGGACGCTCGGGCGATGACCGTATCGCCGCGCTCGACCGCACGGCGCTGGCCGACTTTTCCGCCGAGAATGTCGCGACCGTTTCGAAGACGCCGGGTCGTATCGACCCGGACTTTGCCCTGCGCCGCCTGCACGAAAATCTCATGGACAGCCCCGGTCACCGCGAGAACATCCTGCACCCGAAAGCGACGCACGTCGCCTTCGGGGTCGTTCGCACACGGAGCGGTGTTTGGGTGACGCAGCTTTTCCTGCGCCTCTCCGGTACGCTGCCGGAAGCAGCCCCGCTCCGCCTGTCGGGCACTTCGCGCCTGCGCGCGCCGCGCGGCCTCGAAGGCTGGAAGTTCGTGCGCTTCGATCTCGTCAATGGTGACGGACTCGAGATTCCGGCCGTGAACCTTACTGGTGTGAAGGGCGATGCCCGCCTCGCCGCCTATGCCACACAGCCGGGCGAGGATGCACTGTCCTTCTACTGGATCCGCTTCCTCGGCCCCGCCGTCACCGTCACCCCCTGA